One region of Bacteroidota bacterium genomic DNA includes:
- a CDS encoding pirin family protein has product GGTLELIQLWINLPAKYKMTPAKYQDIKSENMPYVQQTDGISIKLVSGTYKGLTGPAKTFTPIISMMGQINAAEKTMLELPENYSTLLYVLGGEVTINSKTVSSFNLINFEKGGKEITIEALKDTSFLVLSGEPISEPMVQHGPFVMNTAQEINEAIQDYHLGKMGHLAD; this is encoded by the coding sequence GGTGGCACGCTCGAATTAATTCAGCTTTGGATAAATCTTCCCGCAAAGTATAAAATGACTCCCGCAAAATACCAAGATATAAAATCTGAAAATATGCCTTATGTGCAACAAACAGATGGAATTTCAATTAAACTGGTATCGGGAACCTATAAAGGTTTAACAGGTCCTGCAAAAACGTTTACACCCATTATTTCTATGATGGGACAAATAAATGCAGCCGAAAAAACAATGCTAGAATTACCGGAAAACTACTCTACCTTACTTTATGTTTTGGGAGGGGAAGTTACTATCAACTCAAAAACAGTTTCCTCTTTTAATCTTATTAATTTTGAAAAAGGGGGTAAAGAAATAACGATTGAAGCACTAAAAGACACATCTTTCTTGGTTTTGAGCGGAGAGCCAATCAGCGAGCCAATGGTGCAACACGGACCGTTTGTAATGAATACCGCTCAAGAAATTAACGAAGCAATACAAGATTATCATTTAGGTAAAATGGGACATTTAGCCGATTAA
- a CDS encoding NAD(P)H-dependent oxidoreductase, translating into MNITIISGSPRTESKTARIAQLLTTELRKKSSTIAVTDIYLHKANLPHIQSVWQDKKDAPLEFQNIFETMEKSDAFIFVSPEYNGGFSPALKNFVDHFPKNSYYRKPMAIAVGSPGAFGGMRAAMHLQQYVAALFGILLPQMLIIPQLDKKITETGTTEDAATIASVGKCIDEYLWLVTKLR; encoded by the coding sequence ATGAACATTACTATAATTTCAGGAAGCCCACGTACAGAAAGCAAAACAGCTCGCATTGCGCAACTTTTAACCACCGAACTAAGGAAGAAAAGCAGTACTATTGCTGTAACAGACATCTATCTGCATAAGGCTAATCTGCCGCATATCCAGTCTGTATGGCAAGATAAAAAAGACGCTCCACTTGAATTTCAAAATATTTTTGAAACAATGGAAAAAAGCGATGCTTTTATTTTTGTGTCCCCGGAATACAACGGAGGCTTCTCCCCTGCCCTAAAAAACTTTGTTGACCATTTTCCGAAAAATAGTTATTACAGAAAACCTATGGCAATAGCTGTTGGGTCTCCTGGAGCTTTTGGAGGTATGAGAGCTGCTATGCACCTGCAACAATATGTGGCAGCGCTATTCGGAATACTTTTACCTCAAATGCTTATTATACCACAATTGGATAAAAAAATAACAGAAACCGGAACTACAGAAGATGCAGCAACGATAGCAAGTGTAGGTAAGTGTATTGATGAATATTTATGGCTTGTAACTAAATTACGCTAG
- the galE gene encoding UDP-glucose 4-epimerase GalE — MNNSKQAILITGGAGYIGSHTITELLETTNYEVISVDNFSNSSPSVYDRINKITGKNIISYTVDINNIQDLEQVFSAHKNIVGIIHFAAYKAVHESVEDPIRYYRNNLVSLINILDCSKRFGVKNIIFSSSCTVYGNIKTLPVTENTEVNAAESPYGATKIMGEEILRDFIKSSASHKGISLRYFNPVGAHKSGLIGEDPRNKPNNLVPIITQFVSGLLPDMFVYGNDYPTKDGTCIRDYIHVSDIATAHIKALNFLLQKESAIYEVFNLGSGTGCSVMEVIQSFEKVSNTKVNYKIGARRNGDVVAIYSNSSKAQSILGWKAEYNLDDMMLSAWKWQQNNNKEKKVIS, encoded by the coding sequence ATGAATAATTCAAAACAAGCCATACTTATTACAGGAGGAGCCGGTTATATTGGTTCTCATACCATAACCGAACTGTTGGAGACAACAAACTATGAAGTTATATCTGTAGATAATTTTTCAAATTCATCCCCATCAGTTTACGATAGAATTAATAAGATTACTGGCAAAAATATTATATCATACACTGTTGATATAAATAATATTCAAGATTTAGAACAGGTTTTTTCTGCGCATAAAAACATTGTTGGAATTATCCATTTTGCAGCTTACAAAGCGGTTCACGAATCGGTAGAAGACCCCATTCGATACTACAGAAACAACCTTGTTTCGCTTATAAACATTCTTGACTGCTCTAAAAGATTTGGGGTTAAAAACATCATATTTTCATCCTCTTGTACTGTTTACGGAAATATTAAAACATTGCCGGTAACAGAAAACACTGAAGTAAATGCAGCAGAATCGCCTTATGGGGCAACAAAAATAATGGGAGAGGAAATTCTGCGTGATTTTATTAAATCAAGTGCTTCGCATAAAGGAATCTCACTCCGATACTTCAATCCTGTTGGAGCACACAAATCCGGTCTTATTGGAGAAGACCCAAGAAATAAACCCAACAACTTGGTGCCAATTATTACACAGTTTGTATCGGGATTACTGCCCGACATGTTTGTTTATGGCAACGATTACCCAACTAAAGACGGAACGTGCATAAGAGATTACATACATGTTTCCGATATTGCAACAGCACACATTAAAGCACTTAATTTTTTACTGCAAAAAGAATCTGCTATTTACGAAGTATTCAATTTAGGCAGTGGCACAGGGTGTTCCGTAATGGAAGTAATACAATCTTTTGAAAAAGTATCGAATACAAAAGTAAATTATAAAATTGGTGCCAGACGAAATGGAGATGTAGTAGCTATTTATTCTAACTCGTCAAAAGCACAGTCAATACTAGGCTGGAAAGCCGAATACAATCTAGACGACATGATGTTATCTGCTTGGAAATGGCAACAAAATAACAACAAAGAAAAAAAGGTAATTTCCTAA